In a genomic window of Callithrix jacchus isolate 240 chromosome 22, calJac240_pri, whole genome shotgun sequence:
- the ETHE1 gene encoding persulfide dioxygenase ETHE1, mitochondrial isoform X5, whose product MLALETRASPGHTPGCVTFVLNDQSMAFTGDALLIRGCGRTDFQQGCAKTLYHSVHEKIFTLPGNCLVYPAHDYHGFTVSTVEEERTLNPRLTLSCEEFVKLMDNLNLPKPQQIDFAVPANMRCGVQTSTS is encoded by the exons GCCTTGGAGACCAGGGCCAGTCCTGGCCACACCCCAGGCTGTGTCACCTTCGTCCTGAATGACCAAAGCATGGCCTTCACTGGAGATGCCCTGTTGATCCGTGGGTGTGGACGGACAGACTTCCAGCAAG GCTGTGCCAAGACCTTGTACCACTCGGTCCATGAAAAGATCTTCACACTTCCAGGCAACTGTCTGGTCTACCCTGCTCATGATTACCATg GGTTCACAGTGTCCACCGTGGAGGAGGAGAGGACTCTGAACCCTCGGCTCACCCTCAGCTGTGAGGAGTTTGTCAAACTCATGGACAACCTGAACTTGCCTAAACCTCAACAGATAG ACTTTGCTGTTCCTGCCAACATGCGCTGTGGGGTGCAGACATCCACTTCCTGA
- the ETHE1 gene encoding persulfide dioxygenase ETHE1, mitochondrial isoform X4, protein MIFFDFVSHTQVMLMEKALETRASPGHTPGCVTFVLNDQSMAFTGDALLIRGCGRTDFQQGCAKTLYHSVHEKIFTLPGNCLVYPAHDYHGFTVSTVEEERTLNPRLTLSCEEFVKLMDNLNLPKPQQIDFAVPANMRCGVQTSTS, encoded by the exons atgatcttctttgactttGTGTCTCACACCCAGGTCATGCTGATGGaaaag GCCTTGGAGACCAGGGCCAGTCCTGGCCACACCCCAGGCTGTGTCACCTTCGTCCTGAATGACCAAAGCATGGCCTTCACTGGAGATGCCCTGTTGATCCGTGGGTGTGGACGGACAGACTTCCAGCAAG GCTGTGCCAAGACCTTGTACCACTCGGTCCATGAAAAGATCTTCACACTTCCAGGCAACTGTCTGGTCTACCCTGCTCATGATTACCATg GGTTCACAGTGTCCACCGTGGAGGAGGAGAGGACTCTGAACCCTCGGCTCACCCTCAGCTGTGAGGAGTTTGTCAAACTCATGGACAACCTGAACTTGCCTAAACCTCAACAGATAG ACTTTGCTGTTCCTGCCAACATGCGCTGTGGGGTGCAGACATCCACTTCCTGA